Proteins encoded within one genomic window of Bemisia tabaci chromosome 2, PGI_BMITA_v3:
- the LOC109040650 gene encoding cytochrome b-c1 complex subunit 7 isoform X2 codes for MSVAYGRAFGRAPKFSRLYHDDALHVDPIVEKALTRIPEDVRNARNHRIIRATQLSLMQRILPKEEWTTFEDDQKNRYLWKAIHDVVKEIDEENHWDKKY; via the exons ATGTCTGTTGCCTACGGAAGAGCATTCGGTCGGGCCCCCAAATTTTCCC GTCTATACCATGATGATGCTTTGCACGTCGATCCGATTGTCGAAAAAGCCCTCACTCGCATTCCAGAGGATGTTCGCAATGCTCGGAATCACAGAATTATCCGTGCCACACAGCTCTCTTTGATGCAAAGGATTCTTCCTAAAGAGGAGTGGACCACCTTCGAAGAT GATCAGAAGAACAGGTATCTGTGGAAAGCTATCCATGATGTAGTCAAGGAGATTGATGAAGAGAACCACTGGGATAAGAAATATTAA
- the LOC109040650 gene encoding cytochrome b-c1 complex subunit 7 isoform X1 yields the protein MSVAYGRAFGRAPKFSHSLRKWAWSISGFKEYGLYHDDALHVDPIVEKALTRIPEDVRNARNHRIIRATQLSLMQRILPKEEWTTFEDDQKNRYLWKAIHDVVKEIDEENHWDKKY from the exons ATGTCTGTTGCCTACGGAAGAGCATTCGGTCGGGCCCCCAAATTTTCCC aCTCCCTGAGGAAGTGGGCGTGGTCTATCTCTGGTTTCAAAGAATATG GTCTATACCATGATGATGCTTTGCACGTCGATCCGATTGTCGAAAAAGCCCTCACTCGCATTCCAGAGGATGTTCGCAATGCTCGGAATCACAGAATTATCCGTGCCACACAGCTCTCTTTGATGCAAAGGATTCTTCCTAAAGAGGAGTGGACCACCTTCGAAGAT GATCAGAAGAACAGGTATCTGTGGAAAGCTATCCATGATGTAGTCAAGGAGATTGATGAAGAGAACCACTGGGATAAGAAATATTAA